The stretch of DNA ATTTATTGTTCCGATTGGATGCTCTGTCACGGTCAACCTGCCCGTGCCGTGTAACCCCGTTGACCTTCCGGCGGGAGCGGTCCTTTCCCGTTGAGCGCTCCATTCCACCGACCGGGCCGATCAGAGTCTCTGGAGGGAAGAGAAGAAAGGGCAAAGAGATCAGGAAACGTCGAagttcgacgacgacgacctctCCACCAGCAAACGTCCAAAATAtgcaaaaaattgaaaaaaaagcgCTTGTCAATCTTTTTGAACAAAATGTGACCAGCTGGCAATTCACGGTTGTACGACTCAGGACTCAGGACGAGACCACCATGGATGAAGAAGAGCATAGTAGTATGCAATACTATGTGTGAGGACGACTTGTATCGGCCTCAAAGTCACGGTTCGGCGACCAACTGAGTTTAAAACCAAAAGAAAATGTACGCCAATGGACAACACATGGCTGTTACGGTTTTCTAAACTCGGGTGTAGACAAATTCTGAGATCAATTTAGCCAAAGCCCAGAGCTCTTTATTTACACATCTCTGGCAAAAAAGGGACTCCAACGACCAAAGGTTTTGGGAAAGTTTTTTGTGGATGATATAAAGCAATCCGCCAAGTTCAAAGTTCAAACTATGATCCCAATAACCAAACTTCATAAGTTCATTTTGACTAAAGCTGGTGAAATCGTGTGCTTGTTAATATATTGTGTATAAGTATATATTTTCTTCATATCTTGAAAGTAGCGCTGCACTCATACTTCATGCCATCTATTACAAACTACTCTacccgtttcaaattataattagTTTGATTTTTTTACCCCAAGTTTGACCGCCCATCTTATTCAcaaaatttgtgcaaatatagtcaaatttaagttatttttgaaacatttttatattaataaaataagtcaacaaaagaagtgatattttgtacaaatttttaaataaaacgaGTGGTTAAACTTAGAGTAAAAAAAGTCTATTGAATTaaatgaattataatttgaaatgaagAGAGTAAATATGTATAATCAATACGTACAGGATTACCGAGCACAACAAACATTTAATTTATTCAGTCAATCCGCACCTAAGCTCGGAGCCTATTGACTACCATACGAAATTACAGCACACAATACAACAGCGCGTCGTTGGTAGCACGACGGCCACACGCGCTGCCGCATCATCCATCCTTCATCGGGGAACCACGCACGTCTCACTGCGCAGCGCCGCCTTCCGCGGAACCGGCAGACCCCTCCACCGCGTCGGCGCCGGAGGCCTttccggggccggcggcggcggccttcttGTCGACGGGCGGGGCGACGCCGGGCCAGTCCCGGCAGGCGCAGTGCTGGCCCTCGGGGATCTGCGCGTGCACGGACGCGACGTGGCGGCCGCACCCCGCCCACGTGGGCTTGCCGCAGGTGCCGCACTTCACCTGGTAGCACATGGCTCCTGTCGGCGGCCGAGAGACGGCGGCTCCGATCCGCTGGTGGTCGTGGTCGTGGACTCGTCTCCGAGCTCGAAGAGCTGTGTGGTGTTGGTTGGAGCCTTGGAGGATTGGATCTGGAAGACGGACGGAGCTGAGCATTTATAGAGGCCCGCTCGACCACTTATTCTCCTTGGTCCACCTCTTTATCTTTAATAAAAAAGCTATACTAGTAAAAGATTACTTGTTCAAAATTCGATCCATGAATGAATTATGCTTGTGGCACTGTCAACTTGTTCATGACTTGACGTACATGTGGAAATGCCGTTTGACCGTTTCATGAGGAGTGGTAATTTTCCTCCTCGTGAAGTACGTGGGTGCCTTTTGGACCTTCCAGCGGTGGTGCGGAATAGACTTTGAAACTCACTGGAAACGCCGAATTCGTTCAAAGCTTTCTCAACGGCCTCCTCCATTTGCCGGCCAGGCGTCCAAAAATCCGTCAAAACACATGTGGTTGCGTCGCACTCGATCCTTTTGGACCGGATTTGCGACCACTcaaccagaaaaaaaaaaaggccgaGCGACTGGATGAACAAGAAGAGAAGACCGGCAAATGTATGAGAGGCCAGCCAGGGCCCATTTAAGGCCCACGGTCCTCACAGATCCGCAGGCCCATTTAAAGCCAGAGGGGTGACGGTCGCTTCTTTCGGAAGCACAAACCTCTGGGTCCTGGGCTCCTGGCTTTGGCCCCGCCGAGCGGATCGGAGACGGAGGAGACCGCCGCACTGTGCGGCCgccggggtcggcggcgggtgCAACAGCCGCAGTTCGTACGCTTTACGGGTGCGCAACGGCGACGCGCGCGTACCAGCGGTGGCAGCCAGGGCGGCGCTAACTCATGTTCCCGGCCGGCCCACCGCCGGCGGGTGGCGCGTCGCTACATCGGAGCGCCGGCCGATGGCGATGGGATCGCGTGCAAGTGCTCCTGTCGTCCGATGCTCCACCCGCCGCCGGAAAGGAGGAAGCAGACAGAGCTCCCTCGAATCACGCGCTCGTACGTCCATCTCCTTTCCACCAACCTTTCGCACGACGACGCCAGGACACTACTACTGGATCATCACTCCGCGGCAGAAGCCAGCCTTCCGCCCCCGCTCGTGCTCGCACTGCCACATGCACAACAGAGCAGAAGCAGCGTGCCGttgtgttcggctggctggctgctgCCAGGTGCTGATTTGCCGTGGGAAAAAATACTATTAGTTGGCTGAtgttgatttggtgtgagaggaaaTCACTCTCCTAGCTGCCAGCAGAACAAGCAGTACAACTTGGTACTGTCGACCCCGACGAACTTAGAAGATTTTAATAGACAATCACTGTAGATAGTTATCAATTGTTTTTATAACCCCATCATATTTTAAACAAGACCCCGGTGATCTTCTAGTCTGGCTTCGCCCCAGAGAACAAGTGTATTTCTTCGTAGTAGTATGATGGTATCTTTTAATACTGAAACCGCGTCGCGGTCCTGGCAAGGGAGATGGGCCACGTAGGCCGGAAAacatcggccgtcggatcgcgatccgacggtcAGAAATAAACAGTGACgtaaattttgtaaaaaaaaacccCGAGCTTTATTAAAATGAACACGTAGTCCATCAATTTAATGGAAAACCCCTCGGACTTTGTGGAGCCTTACTTTACAAAAAAACCCTGAACTTTTAGTAATCGTGTCGTACTccgtgaattttgtaaaaaaaaccctggactttgttaaaatgattctaaagtccatcaattttatgaaaaaccccttgaacttttcagtaatcgaccggtactccgtcgacaccaaatttaccaaataaccccCCAGTCTACCAATTTTACGAAAATCCCCCGAGActttttgcatttcaattttttaaaaaacccCTCGGACTTTACAGAGCCTTACTTTACAAAAAAACCCTGAACTTTTAGTAATCGTGCCGTACTccgtgaattttgtaaaaaaaccctggactttgttaaaatcattctgaagtccatcaattttatgaaaaaccccttgaacttttcagtaatcgaccggtactccgtcgacgccaaatttaccaaataaccccGCAGTCTACCAATTTTACAAAAATCCCCCCGGACTTTTTGCagttcaattttttaaaataaacctAAACTGGAGGGCATATTTCTGTGCGGCAAGGCCGCGCAATGTTCTAGTATAGTCCTGGCCAGGGAGATGGGCCACGTAGGCCGGAAAacatcggccgtcggatcgcgatccgacggtcAGAAATAGATAGGGacgtaaattttgcaaaaaaaaaccccGAGCTTTATTAAAATGAACACGTAGTCCATCAATTTAATGGAAAACCCCTCGGACTTTGTGGAGCCttactttacaaaaaaaaccctgaacttttagtaatcgtgtcgtactccgtgaattttgtaaaaaaaaaccctggactttgttaaaatgattctgaagtccatcaattttatgaaaaacccATTGAACTTTTCAGTAATCGTCCGGTACTCCGTCGACaccaaatttaccaaataaccccCAGTCTACCAATTTTACGAAAATCCCCCGAGActttttgcatttcaatttttttaaaaacccCTCGGACTTTGCGGAGCCTTACTTTACAAAAAAACCCTGAACTTTTAGTAATCGTGCCGTACTCcatgaattttgtaaaaaaaccctggactttgttaaaatgattctgaagtccatcaattttatgaaaaaccccttgaacttttcagtaatcgaccggtactccgtcgacgccaaatttaccaaataaccccCGCAGTCTACCAATTTTACGAAAATCCCCCCGGATTTTTTGCAgctcaattttttaaaataaacctAAACTGGAGGGCATATTTCTGCGCGGCAAGGCCGCGCAATGTTCTAGTATATATAGAAGACCGCGGCGCACGAGATGCGGCCAGAACTGAAGGAAAACATGTGTGATGAAAACATGCGGTCAGAACTCTGATCCGATCCGGATTTGGACTACAGGGCAGCTGACCGACCGTcgcattcattcattcattcatgcATGGATTTGGCCCGGGCCGGGCGTGGTGGTGCAGAGATCTCCGTTAAGCCTTCAATCGTCCCGGCCTTTCTCTGAAAGCTGCAGCCAGCACTGTGGGGTTGCGCCGGAGCTGCTTCCACACAGGGCCGCCCAGTCAGATCGGCCCACGGTGTTCAGCCACGAGGCATGTGCCCCGTCATTCTTTTTTCTATCCACTGCGAGCCTTTTTACTTCCTTGATTGAAacattagagcatctccaagagctcttttATTTTGTTAGCTAAATTTAGAGATTGTAACCCTTTAGTAAAAATAGAAAAGCACCTAATTATATGTAGTAGTCCAAGAGACTGGGTAAAATATGATTGCTATATTCAAAAGTGGGTCCACACCAACCAATTCCATCATTGGCCCATCGAGATCGACCAGTTCAGGTGTgacgcgagcgccgccgccccctgaatcttgccgccgcccctgattcttgccgccgccgctgccctgtaTGTGAGTGCTGCTCGGCCCTGTACGTGAGTGCCACTGCCCCTTGAAACTTTACGTCTGGACGTGAGCTGCAAGTTGCATCGTCTGGACGTGGAGGGCAAGACCATCGGCGACGGCCCCTGGACCTGGATGCTCGGCAACGCTGGAAGTTGGATCAAATTGATTTGAGGTATCGTGACTTGATAACTTCAACGTAGTGCCTTTTCATTCTATACTCCATTGAAGCAATTTTTTTATCAGCTGTGTTTTGATCCCATCTTTAATCTTGCTTGGACTAGAACGTCGTAGAGTATGGATTCGGATGATGAATTCAATCCATTTGTAATGGATGAAATAATTGATTCCTCCTCTTCGGATGATGAGAGGAAAGCCGCTATTCTTGGTGCTGCACACTTGATAGTTGAGGATACGCTTAATCATCCGGGTCGAATTGGTTCCGTCGAGGGGCATGATGTTGTGGATCGTGAAAGACTACTACACCATGATCTTCTTTACAAAGACTATTTTTCAGAAAAACCTACTTTCGGACCAAAGACTTTTAGACGTAGGTTAGTATTTGTGCCTACAATTTTTATGGTTACTTTTAATAGCTTGCTTTATAAATGGAGCTAATTTTTAAATTGTGTCATGACATAGGTTTCGGATGAAACGACATGTATTCATGCGCATAATGAATGCTGTTGAGGAGCATGATGAATATTTTGTGCAGAAGAGGAACGCGGCTGGTACCCTAGGACTATCTTGTTTGCAGAAGGTTGTGGCAGCATTTCGACTGCTAGCTTATGGCGTCGCGGCCGATGCTTTGGACGAGTATATTTGTATTGGTGAGAGTACCGCTTTAGAAGCTTTGAGAAAGTTTGCCGTGGCTGTTGTTGAAATTTTTGGACAGGAGTACATGAGATTGCCTAATGAAGAGGATACCGCTAGATTACTGGAAATTGGAGCAAGCAGAGGTTTCCCTGGTATGCTTGGGTCCATAGATTGTATGCACTGGAGCTGGAAAAATTGTCCTACTACATGGCACGGTATGTACCGTGGACATAAAAAGGAGCCAACAATTATACTTGAAGCAGTTGCTTCTAAAGATCTCTGGATATGGCATTCATTCTTTGGTATGCCTGGTTCACACAATGATATTAATGTGCTTCAAAGGTCTCCTATATTTGCAAGGCTTGCTGAGGGAGAAGGTCCACAAGTTAATTTCAACATCAATGGAAAAGATTATTCTATGGGTTATTATCTTGCAGATGGCATATATCCTTCATGGGCCACTTTTGTGAAGACTATTCCAGAGCCTCAaggtaataaaaagaaatattttgcaAAGGCACAAGAAGCTTGTAGAAAGAATGTTGAACGGGCATTTGGAGTCCTACAATCTCGGTTTGCTATTGTTCGTGGGCCGGCTCGCTTGTGGGATGAAGAGTCGCTAGGAAATATTATGAGGGCTTGCATCATAATGCATAACATGATTGTTGAAGATGAGAGAGATGAGTACACTGATGAATATGATTGCGACTATGACGACATGGGAGCAAAGGTGACAGTATCCCATAATGAAGCGCCAGAACTAGAAGCTTTCATTCAGAATTACAAGAACATCAAGAATAAGGAAACCCACACTCGGCTTCAGGCAGATTTGATCGAGCACCTATGGAATTACCACCCAGATTTATACTCTCTTGATTAATTAGACAAGGTTGAAAATCGTTTGAACTGCAGAGTTATCTATAGTTAAATAATTAGTTGTGTGAAGGACAAAAGTATGTTAGCGTTTCTCTTACTTAAGTAGTGtgctttttcttcaaaatttatATTTCATTTTGATAACTATAGCATGATGAAGTATTATTTTGTCGAACGATGCCTTATATGTGCTATCCAACCTATCATCAAAATTGACGGCCATGCTCTCGATTGCAACAAAAATAAAGGACCAAAAGCTGTCAAAGAACAGCTCACCGACGGCAAAAATGTGTTATCAGTCATGGTATAGAAATATGAGCTACAAAATCAGCTAAGCAGCAAGATGCAGGAGCCTAAGCCATGTTAAGATGCTAGAAATCAGCAAATCACAGAGCAGAGAACTCTGAGCTCTGAACTCTCTGTATCCATGACGACACACATGTCCATGACAAGTAAATTCTACATATCTCATTTGTAGGCACTTTCACAAATACAAGGTGAAAAAGTTAGCGAGCTACAAATTGAACAAAAGCAGGGACAGTTAAGATACAATGACAGTGCTGTCAGAACTCATACTTGACAAGAGTAATATATATTTCCTTTAATATTGACAATACATCATAAAGACAGACACATGGACACAGGTTCACTTTTGACAGAATGAGGGCACACAGGATCAGCAGACGATTCAAGTAGCAGCAAACCTTCACCGGAACAAAATAGTTACACCCATAGCTCGCAAACAAAAGTAGCCAGGGCATCCAGATGATAAAAACAGTTTCATGACCGACAAAGGTAAACAACGCTAGACTGAATTAAATTGAACTTAAACCTGACCTAAATAGTTTCATAACTGCACCTGAACTAAATTGTGAAGAAATCTAGATATTCAAACGCCTTTCTAGAATCTTATTCTTACGATATTGGAAATACTGCTGTTCCTCAAAGGTCATTGTGCTCAAATCCATAGCAATAATTTTGTCCTCTTCCAGCTCTCTTTCAAACTCAAATTTCTCTCTCTCCAACTTCATCTTTTCCACCTGCAGATCTCTCTCCAACTTGATCTTTTCCTCCCGCAGAGCAAAGGCCTTGTTGCATCTCTCTTCTTTCTTCAAATCTTTCAGAGCAtcagcatcttttatctttgcCGCAAGATAGTCCAATGCTTCGATGGTCGAACGTTGGCGtagcttctttttctccttcttgGTTCCATCCGGTCTTTTTGAAGAATCTTGAGCCGGTGCTTCATTTGCACCGCTACTAGCATTTGTGGGTACGGGTACAAGTGATGACGGAGATGAGTTTTCCTTTGTCTTCTGTTTCTTGTTACTAGTTGTTTTTGGTCCTCCAATTTGCTTGCGTCTTTCCATCCACTTGGGCTGGTCCTTCAGAATTCTCCAGCAATGCATTAAGGCAAAATTCCTATGTTTCTTGTCTTCTGCCTTAAACAATGCACATGCTGCTGCAATATGTACATAGACATGAAAGCTTTTATTTGCAACAGGATCACATGAAAGACAACTATTTGTTTGCAAGGAATATATTTACCTTGTCATCAATTGAGCAACCACTCTGATTTCTATCCTCAATCCTGGTCACACATCCACAAAAAATATTGACATCATGTTGTATAGTGGACCATCGATTCATTAAAGAACCTTGTGTACGATCTGACTCGAATGACTTGTTAGTATGGAAATATTCATAGATTCTTGCCCAATAGGAGGTTTGTGATTGATCAGCTCCTCGAATAGGATCCATGCCCACATTTAGCCAAGCAGACACAAGAAGTCTGTCCTCATCATCTCTAAAATTTTTTGTTCTTCCCTGGGATCCTTTAGCTACTGCAGGACCATGATCTTGAGACTCTTGGACAGGCAAATTTATGAGGTCACTAAAATATGATCCTGAACCCATATCACTTGCCATAACAAGACCATAAACAATAAACAAGATCACATGATGGTGGGGAAAGCAACAACAAGGGAAATTCAGTACTAATAGGTTTCTGAATTATGAGGAATACAACAGCAAGGGAAATTCAGAACTCAATCACCCTATTCCTACCAGAGCCAAGGTAAAATAGGACAATCTAAACAGGAAAACCTAGTAAACAGGACAAAACCTAGTAAACCAGTGCCAAATCATGGACTGCTAGCCTGCTCTCTCAGAAAAAAAGGAATGCAAGAATATTTATGAGGCATCTAAAAAATGAGGAATGCTGAGATGCCAAAATGCCAAATCAAATATGTGTGGAGTCCCCATGATGTCATATTGGAATTACTTGTTACTAAACTAAATCTGAATAAAGTGTATACAGAATTTAGAGATAAATCGAGCAGCAGACAGGTCAACAACATACAGGAGATAAAATCACATATATACAATGCCAAGATAATCATGGTATAGCATACTATGATTGAAATGCTTGTACATAAAGATAATAAAACAACATGCATATAAAATTAAATAGCAGCATTAAATAGCCTTCGAAAAGTTTCAGCAACACAAGCATGGCAGTATCAGATTGTCAGTTCAAGATTCATAAATAACATATTAAACTAACTAGAAATCAGATAGCACATCGGGTCACAAAACTACAAACAAATTGCTTTGCCAAAGCTCGTCTAGGGATTTCTGGTAGTGACTCTGCAATCGTGGGAAAACCAATCACCCCTTTACTAGTAACAAAAGGTTTGCTCCTACTACTTCAGGAACAATGCGGCGGCCGCATTGACCTACTCCTACGACCAATCACCCCTTTCCTAATCTCAGAGAAGTCATGTTTATGTGGCTAGTACACAGAATAGCAACCAACATAATTCAATCACCCTATCCCTACCAGGTATTGCTACTCATCCATACCCCATCACAAATTCGTTAACCAAGAACATCAATAATTCCTAATCTCAGAGAACCATATGACCAGAAATTGATTACCAGTGTTCAAGTCGTCGGCGAACTCCGTTCCGTCATCGCGTATGGCCTCCTGATCCTCAAATCCTTGCGCGACCTGCTGCCCAGGGAATGACCATGCAGCAGCATCGAGGCGGAATACAGGTTCTCCAGTCACTAAGGCATGGGAA from Panicum virgatum strain AP13 chromosome 9K, P.virgatum_v5, whole genome shotgun sequence encodes:
- the LOC120648366 gene encoding glutathione S-transferase T3-like; translated protein: MASDMGSGSYFSDLINLPVQESQDHGPAVAKGSQGRTKNFRDDEDRLLVSAWLNVGMDPIRGADQSQTSYWARIYEYFHTNKSFESDRTQGSLMNRWSTIQHDVNIFCGCVTRIEDRNQSGCSIDDKIAAACALFKAEDKKHRNFALMHCWRILKDQPKWMERRKQIGGPKTTSNKKQKTKENSSPSSLVPVPTNASSGANEAPAQDSSKRPDGTKKEKKKLRQRSTIEALDYLAAKIKDADALKDLKKEERCNKAFALREEKIKLERDLQVEKMKLEREKFEFERELEEDKIIAMDLSTMTFEEQQYFQYRKNKILERRLNI
- the LOC120647712 gene encoding putative nuclease HARBI1, producing MNAVEEHDEYFVQKRNAAGTLGLSCLQKVVAAFRLLAYGVAADALDEYICIGESTALEALRKFAVAVVEIFGQEYMRLPNEEDTARLLEIGASRGFPGMLGSIDCMHWSWKNCPTTWHGMYRGHKKEPTIILEAVASKDLWIWHSFFGMPGSHNDINVLQRSPIFARLAEGEGPQVNFNINGKDYSMGYYLADGIYPSWATFVKTIPEPQGNKKKYFAKAQEACRKNVERAFGVLQSRFAIVRGPARLWDEESLGNIMRACIIMHNMIVEDERDEYTDEYDCDYDDMGAKVTVSHNEAPELEAFIQNYKNIKNKETHTRLQADLIEHLWNYHPDLYSLD